CACGGGGCTGATACTTTACCAAAGTAAACCCTCCCTGAAACCGGTCAATATCGCGCAGAACGCGCTTCAGGAGCATGATGACGACAGCCTGGCGGCTTGTTTTGAGCTTTGCCGCGGCAAGGGCGATATTCACGAAGACGATGTGGCTCATATTTAAAGAAGTGCGAAGCATTCCGTATCCTCCGGGACAAGACCGAGCGTCCAGAGTGAATACGAATGGGGCATGGAAAATATGGACGGTTTTCCCGGCTATGATTCGGGTGCCCGAAAAATAATTCACACCCGGTGGTTATTTTTATGGGAGAAAATCATCTGAAATAAAAAAATGATTGATAATCGGACGAATGATTTCGTATTTATTTGTGAGGCAGGACGCACCACCATACGTATACTCAACTATAAGATATATCTGACAGGAGTAAAAAATGAAACGTGGAATACTTGTGCTTTTCGTGCCGATTATGGCTTTTGCTGTTATCGGATGCTCAACCGGCGGCCAGCCCGTCGTGTGGAATAAATCCAGCGAAGTCGATTTTTCAAAGCCGGTTAATGTGAAATTGGTCTATGATGCAAGCATACCAAAAGAAGAAATGGAGTTCATGCAAAAGGACATCGAGGGAAAGCTGGGGGGGATTTTTAACATCACCGGCGAAACCGCGAATTCCTATACATTAACGGTGAAAGTAACAAAATATGATGAAGGCAGCGCCTGCGCCCGTTTCATGCTGATCGGCTTGGGACAAATGTATCTGGATGGCGAGGTGGAACTGTCCAATGGCAATCCGCCCGTGATTGTCCGTCAAGGCGAGTTTAAGAAGAATTACTGCGTCGGCGGATTTGTGGGCGGAACCGCGAAAATGAGGAATGAGATGACCGCAAAAGTCGGACAGGCCATCGCAGAGGCATTAAAAATTAAAAAATAGGTTTTGCACCTGGTGTAATCGCTGTAAATCCTGCCTTGCTGCGGCACTTTTATGGGTGCCGCACAAATACTCCCCCTGATTATCGATTAATCCGAATAATAGTACCTGGATTCGAGATGTTCCGGCACAAGTCGTACCCCCAGGGCAAAGGCCGGGGAAGGGGTCCGATATCGCTTACACTGGCGCGATGCCCGCCGCGGGGAAACGTCAATCGTGACAAGTGCCGTGTCCCTGAACCTCAGGCGGACGCCGGCGCCGGTCTGCCTTTCTTGAGCACCAGGATTCTGAATGCCTCGATGATGATGAGGATGCACAAGACGAATATTACGATGGATGCGATCCCGACGATTATAATGTCGCGCTTCACCGCGGTTCCGGAAAGCAGCGAGGGCATCGCGTTGAGGAAGGGCACTATCTGCGTCACCAGTGAAGTCACGGTCACCGCGAGCATGAATCCCATGGGAACGAGGACATAGACCGCCTTCCGGCCCTCATGGATCATCCAGACGCCGACCGCGAGCAGGGTAAGGCTCGCCAGGAGCTGGTTGCTGGTTCCGAAGATGGGCCAGGCGACCAGGTATCCCTTTTCCTCGGTGAGCAGCAGGAAGGCAAGGGGAATGAGAAGGGTGATGAAGGTCGCCGCGGCACCTCCTGCAAGCGATTGCCACCCGAGAAGCTCTTGAAGTATGTAGCGCGCCAGGCGGGTGCACACGTCGAGCGTGTCATAGACAAAGGTTGAAAAAGCAAGCAGGGCGAAGGCGAGCGCCATGTTGTAGTCGATGCCGATCATGCCCATGTACTGCGCGAGGCCGTTTGCGTATATCAGGTTCGGGTCGGTCTTGAGTATCTCATCATTTTTCGAAAGCATCATGACCGTCGCGAGCGCCAGGATGGCGACCACTCCTTCCAGTATCATTGTGCCGTAGCCGATCACGCGCGTGTCCGATTCCTTGCAGATCTGCTTCGAGGTCGTGCCGGAACTGACGATCCCATGGAACCCTGAACACGCGCCGCATGCCACGGTAATGAACAGGATGGGAAACAGCCACTTACCGTTCGCCAGGCTCGAAAGACCCTCGATATTCAGCGCCGGGTACTTGATCTCGTACCCCCCGAAGAGGGCGCCCACCAGGGCGATGGCGATCGTAAGGTAGAGAAACCAGCCGCCAAGGTAGCCCCGCGGCTGCAGGAGGAGCCACATTGGGATCATCGAGGCGACAAAGCAATAGACGAGCAGGACGACCTCCCACTGCTTGACCGATATGCCGCTGAGAAAATCGATAACCGGCACCGGGAGCATCGTGCCGAGCCAGATGACCGCGATGACG
This window of the Spirochaetota bacterium genome carries:
- a CDS encoding carbon starvation protein A — its product is MVAIAVIISIAALALGYFTYGRFITKSFNLDDSKQTPSCAINDGVDYVPAKASLLLGQHFSAIAAAGPIVGPILAGIWFGWLPAFLWIIIGAIFIGGIHDFGSLIASVRHNASSVAELVKRYMTPLSYVLFLIFIWLTLIYVIIAFTDITAQTFKAVAADTAFGPGVAFSSFLYLLLGVAMGILLYKLKMNLTLLTAIFMPLVIAVIWLGTMLPVPVIDFLSGISVKQWEVVLLVYCFVASMIPMWLLLQPRGYLGGWFLYLTIAIALVGALFGGYEIKYPALNIEGLSSLANGKWLFPILFITVACGACSGFHGIVSSGTTSKQICKESDTRVIGYGTMILEGVVAILALATVMMLSKNDEILKTDPNLIYANGLAQYMGMIGIDYNMALAFALLAFSTFVYDTLDVCTRLARYILQELLGWQSLAGGAAATFITLLIPLAFLLLTEEKGYLVAWPIFGTSNQLLASLTLLAVGVWMIHEGRKAVYVLVPMGFMLAVTVTSLVTQIVPFLNAMPSLLSGTAVKRDIIIVGIASIVIFVLCILIIIEAFRILVLKKGRPAPASA
- a CDS encoding DUF4410 domain-containing protein, giving the protein MKRGILVLFVPIMAFAVIGCSTGGQPVVWNKSSEVDFSKPVNVKLVYDASIPKEEMEFMQKDIEGKLGGIFNITGETANSYTLTVKVTKYDEGSACARFMLIGLGQMYLDGEVELSNGNPPVIVRQGEFKKNYCVGGFVGGTAKMRNEMTAKVGQAIAEALKIKK